From the Roseibium salinum genome, one window contains:
- a CDS encoding HdeD family acid-resistance protein: MANAVQAVEDMKLKIQENWGWFLALGIALVLGGVILIAAPLATSIAVTILIAFVLFVGGLVQIYNAFKTSGTSGFLWHLVAGIIAVVGGILIYTNPLAGTFALTLVIAAIFIAQGISQVLLASKLRPHEGWVWVLIAGIVSLAAGVMIWLELPGSAGWALGLVAGISVLINGWSYIAIALAARAAR; encoded by the coding sequence ATGGCAAACGCGGTTCAGGCAGTGGAAGACATGAAGTTGAAGATCCAGGAAAACTGGGGCTGGTTCCTGGCGCTCGGCATCGCCCTCGTCCTCGGCGGCGTCATCCTGATCGCGGCGCCCCTGGCGACATCCATAGCGGTGACGATCCTGATCGCTTTCGTCCTGTTTGTCGGCGGGCTCGTGCAGATCTACAACGCCTTCAAGACCTCGGGCACCTCAGGCTTCCTCTGGCATCTGGTCGCCGGCATCATCGCCGTTGTCGGAGGCATTCTCATTTACACCAACCCGCTTGCGGGGACGTTCGCGCTGACCCTGGTTATCGCGGCAATCTTCATTGCTCAGGGTATCAGCCAAGTGCTGCTCGCCTCCAAGCTGCGTCCGCACGAGGGTTGGGTCTGGGTGCTGATCGCCGGCATCGTCTCGCTTGCCGCCGGCGTCATGATCTGGCTGGAACTGCCGGGCTCCGCGGGCTGGGCACTCGGCCTGGTTGCCGGCATTTCCGTGCTGATCAACGGCTGGAGCTATATCGCCATCGCGCTGGCCGCGCGGGCGGCGAGGTAG
- a CDS encoding GntR family transcriptional regulator: protein MQQTANKVPPRNSASDGKRARKSEAVFQDLRRKVLTGELTSESPITEQSLAQDYGCSQSTIREALMLLQEYGLVVRLGYQGTFVTNPSQLEARLMLRLRIDIETTGIAEAVGNVTPEDLAELRELDRQFERCHANRDVFGCAEIDLSFHLKLFRIARMPVLEPMLVRTITMVQRVMLPTRRSESDWRDPSVTRHRVIIEALEARNVQRTLAALKAHILSSAVLLAPHFYGTDLDDLNGEYDDVPLGMGGARRI from the coding sequence ATGCAACAAACCGCGAACAAGGTTCCGCCGCGAAATTCCGCGTCAGACGGCAAGCGGGCGCGCAAGTCCGAAGCGGTATTTCAGGATCTCAGGCGGAAGGTCCTGACGGGCGAACTGACGTCCGAGAGCCCGATCACCGAACAATCGCTGGCCCAGGACTACGGCTGTTCCCAGAGCACGATCCGTGAAGCGCTGATGCTTCTCCAGGAATACGGCCTGGTTGTCCGTCTCGGCTATCAGGGAACTTTCGTCACCAACCCGAGCCAGCTTGAAGCCCGGCTGATGCTGAGACTACGCATCGACATTGAAACAACCGGGATTGCCGAGGCAGTCGGCAACGTTACGCCCGAGGACCTTGCGGAGCTGCGCGAGCTCGACCGCCAGTTTGAGAGATGCCATGCAAACCGCGACGTTTTCGGCTGCGCGGAAATCGATCTCTCATTTCACCTGAAGCTTTTCCGGATCGCCCGGATGCCGGTTCTGGAACCCATGCTGGTTCGAACCATCACCATGGTGCAAAGGGTCATGCTGCCGACACGCCGGTCGGAATCCGACTGGAGGGACCCTTCCGTGACCCGCCACCGCGTGATCATCGAGGCGTTGGAAGCCAGGAACGTTCAGCGGACCCTGGCTGCGCTGAAAGCGCACATCCTTTCCAGTGCCGTGCTGCTGGCACCGCATTTCTACGGCACGGATCTAGACGATCTGAATGGCGAATATGATGACGTCCCCCTCGGGATGGGCGGAGCGCGCCGCATTTAG
- the oppB gene encoding oligopeptide ABC transporter permease OppB, translating to MHRYVLGRLLGAIPTLFLIVTMAFFLIRIAPGGPFDLERPLEAKVMENLNRIYHLDEPLWNQYLLYLKSIAQLDFGPSFYFRDFTINELFARSLPISMQLGLSALCLALVVGGTMGVFAALRQNRPPDYAVMAAATLGVTIPNFVVAPILTLILGVWLGWLPVGGWNGGAFVNVILPVVTLALPQVAVIARLTRGSMIEAMRSNHVRTARAYGLTSYMVIVVHALRGAILPVVSYLGPAAAALLTGSVVIETIFGIPGIGRYFVQGALNRDYTLVMGTVVIVACFVILFNLVVDLLYALLDPRVRYD from the coding sequence ATGCACCGGTACGTGCTCGGTCGATTGCTCGGGGCAATCCCGACCCTCTTTCTGATTGTAACGATGGCGTTCTTCCTGATCCGGATCGCTCCGGGCGGACCGTTTGATCTCGAGCGGCCGCTTGAAGCAAAGGTGATGGAGAACCTGAACAGGATCTACCATCTCGACGAGCCGCTGTGGAATCAGTACCTGCTCTATCTGAAGAGCATCGCGCAGCTCGATTTCGGGCCGAGTTTCTATTTCCGCGACTTCACGATCAACGAACTGTTCGCGAGAAGCCTGCCGATCTCCATGCAACTGGGTCTGTCGGCCCTGTGCCTGGCCCTGGTCGTCGGCGGGACGATGGGTGTCTTTGCGGCACTGCGCCAGAACCGGCCGCCCGATTACGCGGTCATGGCGGCCGCGACGCTGGGCGTGACGATACCGAACTTCGTCGTCGCGCCGATCCTGACGCTGATCCTCGGGGTCTGGCTCGGCTGGCTGCCGGTGGGCGGCTGGAACGGCGGCGCTTTCGTCAATGTCATCCTGCCTGTCGTGACGCTTGCCCTGCCGCAGGTTGCCGTTATCGCGCGCCTGACCCGCGGCTCGATGATCGAGGCGATGCGCTCAAATCACGTCCGCACGGCGAGGGCCTACGGCCTGACCAGCTACATGGTGATTGTCGTACATGCACTGAGGGGCGCGATCCTGCCGGTCGTGTCCTATCTCGGTCCGGCCGCGGCCGCCCTGCTGACGGGCTCCGTGGTGATCGAAACCATCTTCGGCATACCGGGCATCGGCCGCTATTTCGTGCAGGGTGCCCTGAACCGCGACTACACCCTCGTCATGGGAACGGTCGTGATCGTGGCCTGCTTCGTTATCCTGTTCAACCTCGTCGTGGATCTGCTTTACGCGCTGCTTGATCCGCGTGTGCGCTACGATTGA
- a CDS encoding MarR family winged helix-turn-helix transcriptional regulator, with translation MEEDDLSLCVLDNARKAARAVSRHYDRLARQAGMTAGQFSVLAAIKRAPEKTTGDLAERLSMERTTLVRNIALLERKGLVSSSNSAAGRGKSYRLTGKGEDFLEQAMPLWRRAQGDVMAHLGDDDFFRTINVLKRLSQL, from the coding sequence ATGGAAGAAGACGATCTGTCGCTCTGCGTTCTCGACAATGCCCGCAAGGCCGCCCGCGCGGTCAGCCGCCACTATGACCGGCTGGCCCGGCAGGCGGGCATGACGGCCGGACAGTTTTCCGTGCTGGCCGCCATCAAGCGGGCACCGGAAAAAACGACCGGCGATTTGGCAGAGCGCTTGTCGATGGAGCGCACGACCCTTGTGCGCAACATCGCGCTTCTGGAGCGCAAGGGCTTGGTCTCGTCCTCCAATTCGGCGGCCGGCAGGGGAAAAAGCTATCGGCTGACCGGCAAGGGCGAGGACTTCCTGGAACAGGCAATGCCTCTTTGGCGCAGGGCACAAGGCGACGTGATGGCCCATTTGGGCGATGATGATTTCTTCAGGACTATCAATGTTTTGAAGAGGCTTTCGCAACTCTGA
- a CDS encoding dipeptidase, with protein sequence MQNAPVRSPFPVFDGHNDTLLKLEISSIKGIEDSFFERSNSGHLDLARAQEAGFAGGLFAMFVPSNPDQDFTRPFNPNDPVNFQPVPQKKALDFTYRLLERAERIAADSAGAVTICRSPDEIRAAIEAGKLALSVHIEGAEAIDTQFYALEELHKRGLRSLGLVWSRENAFGYGVPMANPASPDIGPGLTGPGRDLVRACNQLGILLDVSHLNEKGFWDVARITERPIVASHSNVHSICPNSRNLTDKQLDAIRESGGLVGINFHVAFLRPDGGHSRDTSLNTIADHAAYLVDRLGEDCVALGSDFDGCVLPADLGDVTGLGRLMETLDARGFNAQVLEKIAYKNWLSALERSAA encoded by the coding sequence GTGCAGAACGCCCCTGTCAGATCGCCCTTTCCCGTGTTTGACGGTCACAACGATACTCTCCTGAAGCTTGAAATCAGCAGCATCAAGGGTATCGAAGACAGCTTTTTCGAGCGCTCGAACTCAGGTCACCTGGATCTTGCAAGAGCACAGGAGGCGGGATTCGCCGGCGGGCTGTTCGCCATGTTCGTGCCCTCCAATCCGGACCAGGATTTCACAAGACCGTTCAACCCGAACGATCCTGTCAACTTCCAGCCGGTTCCCCAGAAGAAGGCACTGGATTTCACCTACCGGCTTCTGGAGCGGGCAGAGCGGATTGCGGCGGACTCGGCGGGTGCTGTCACGATCTGCCGGTCACCGGACGAGATCCGCGCCGCCATCGAAGCCGGGAAGCTGGCATTGAGCGTTCACATCGAAGGGGCCGAAGCGATCGATACGCAGTTCTATGCGCTCGAAGAACTCCACAAGCGCGGATTGCGGTCCCTCGGCCTCGTCTGGAGCCGGGAAAACGCCTTCGGATACGGGGTGCCGATGGCCAATCCGGCATCTCCTGATATCGGGCCAGGATTAACCGGCCCAGGACGGGACCTTGTCAGGGCGTGCAACCAGCTCGGCATTCTGCTCGATGTCTCGCATCTCAACGAAAAGGGCTTCTGGGATGTTGCCCGCATCACCGAACGGCCGATCGTTGCGAGCCATTCCAACGTCCATTCCATCTGCCCGAACAGCCGCAACCTGACAGACAAGCAGCTGGACGCCATCAGGGAAAGCGGCGGGCTGGTCGGAATCAATTTCCACGTAGCCTTCCTGCGTCCGGATGGAGGTCATTCGCGGGACACTTCCCTTAATACCATTGCCGATCACGCCGCTTATCTGGTGGACCGGCTCGGCGAGGATTGCGTTGCGCTCGGATCGGATTTCGACGGCTGTGTCCTGCCTGCGGACCTTGGCGATGTGACCGGTCTGGGCCGGCTGATGGAAACCCTGGACGCGCGGGGCTTTAATGCGCAGGTCCTGGAGAAAATCGCCTACAAGAACTGGCTGTCCGCCCTGGAAAGGTCGGCTGCGTAG
- a CDS encoding helix-turn-helix domain-containing protein, producing MPNLDEDLARRLTGLRRARNWPLEELAEKTGISRATLSRIERGDTSPTTSALGRLASAFGLSMAELFGAASGTAERHIPKEAQAVWEDPETGFIRRALTPAASGYRGAVIEGLLPAGATISYAVPPIPDLEHHLVLLSGTLRVALGSDFHDLSPGDALRFRLNTPNSYRATGDEAARYILTVITP from the coding sequence ATGCCGAACCTGGATGAAGATCTGGCCCGAAGGCTGACCGGGCTGCGCCGGGCCAGAAACTGGCCGCTGGAAGAGCTGGCCGAGAAAACCGGCATCAGCCGGGCGACCCTGTCGCGGATCGAGCGTGGCGACACGAGCCCGACCACAAGTGCCCTCGGCCGCCTGGCCAGCGCCTTCGGGCTATCCATGGCCGAGCTCTTCGGCGCCGCGTCCGGCACTGCCGAGCGCCACATTCCCAAAGAGGCGCAAGCCGTCTGGGAAGACCCGGAGACCGGTTTCATCCGCCGCGCTCTGACGCCGGCCGCCAGCGGATATCGTGGCGCGGTGATCGAAGGGCTGTTGCCCGCCGGCGCCACCATATCCTATGCAGTGCCTCCCATCCCGGATCTGGAACACCATCTGGTGCTTTTGAGCGGCACTTTGCGTGTCGCCCTCGGCTCCGACTTTCATGACCTCAGTCCCGGCGATGCGCTCCGCTTTCGCCTCAACACTCCCAACAGCTATCGGGCCACCGGTGACGAAGCGGCCCGCTACATCCTGACGGTAATCACACCATGA
- a CDS encoding GNAT family N-acetyltransferase: MTVSGILSPGLTASGFRPEAPVFLLTADEARGAVQELGSLLRACVEDGAGIGFILPMPREKAEAFWEGRLPMLESGEAFLMAAKDGNEIAGVVMLMLAPQDNGRHRAEVAKLMVHPGHRRKGLARKLMTAIDGLALSLDRWLLVLDTVTGDRAEKLYPTCGYSKVGVIPDYAYGSHGQLDSTTVFYKDLR, translated from the coding sequence ATGACTGTCTCCGGCATTCTTTCCCCTGGCCTTACGGCATCCGGTTTCCGCCCCGAGGCACCCGTTTTTCTCCTGACGGCAGACGAGGCCCGCGGGGCGGTGCAGGAACTTGGATCGCTGTTGAGGGCCTGCGTCGAAGACGGCGCCGGCATCGGCTTCATCCTGCCGATGCCCCGGGAAAAGGCCGAAGCCTTCTGGGAGGGCCGGTTGCCGATGCTGGAAAGCGGTGAGGCGTTTCTGATGGCGGCGAAGGACGGCAACGAGATCGCAGGTGTCGTGATGCTGATGCTGGCGCCCCAGGACAATGGCCGGCATCGCGCCGAGGTCGCCAAGCTGATGGTTCATCCCGGGCACCGCCGCAAGGGGCTCGCCCGCAAACTGATGACTGCCATCGACGGCCTGGCGCTTTCTTTGGACCGCTGGCTGCTCGTCCTCGACACTGTCACCGGAGACCGGGCCGAAAAGCTCTACCCGACCTGTGGCTACAGCAAGGTCGGCGTCATTCCGGATTACGCCTATGGCAGCCACGGCCAGCTGGATTCGACCACCGTGTTTTACAAGGACCTGAGGTGA
- a CDS encoding L,D-transpeptidase: MKRHYSPHEPAPARERGLLDRRTLLAGGLFLAAAPLAGCQTVVGLPGQPALPDESFDYATAYAALPDGDFTWPAINYKSFDEKYWRQVVEYKSRQTPGTVVVDPYNNFLYWTLSRDKCLRYGIGVGQAGFAWSGEALIRVKREHPLWRPPREMIARKPSLERYWVEGYPPGLKNPLGARAMDLWQGSTDTLYRIHGTNQPSSIGKSVSSGCIRMWQQDVIDLFNRVPLRTKVVVLDKAPQTTA, encoded by the coding sequence ATGAAGCGTCACTATTCGCCGCACGAACCCGCCCCTGCGCGCGAGCGCGGTCTGCTCGACCGCCGCACGCTGCTTGCGGGCGGGCTGTTTCTCGCCGCGGCGCCGCTGGCCGGCTGCCAAACCGTCGTTGGGCTGCCTGGCCAGCCGGCGCTGCCGGACGAGAGTTTTGACTACGCGACAGCCTATGCGGCGCTGCCTGACGGCGATTTCACCTGGCCGGCGATCAACTACAAGAGCTTCGACGAGAAATACTGGCGGCAGGTGGTCGAATACAAATCCCGTCAGACGCCCGGTACGGTCGTCGTGGACCCCTACAACAATTTCCTCTATTGGACCCTTTCCAGAGACAAGTGCCTCAGATACGGGATCGGCGTCGGCCAGGCTGGATTTGCATGGTCGGGAGAGGCGTTGATCCGCGTCAAACGCGAACATCCCCTCTGGCGCCCTCCGCGGGAAATGATCGCCCGCAAGCCGTCGCTGGAACGCTACTGGGTGGAAGGCTATCCGCCCGGCCTGAAAAATCCGCTCGGCGCACGGGCCATGGACCTGTGGCAAGGGTCCACGGACACGCTCTACCGCATTCACGGTACCAATCAGCCGTCCTCGATCGGCAAGAGTGTTTCCTCCGGCTGTATCCGCATGTGGCAGCAGGATGTGATCGACCTCTTCAACCGTGTTCCGCTCAGGACAAAGGTGGTCGTCCTCGACAAGGCCCCGCAAACCACAGCTTGA
- a CDS encoding BA14K family protein, with protein sequence MPDLTRRIEKRSAFFRRMTSGLKSCAVAALLVVTAGSLTTVSGTGSARADGIYFSGGGIGFSFGTGGYRAYRGSYFYGPRGFYGPPYRPYGAPNYYHPYDMRAYPYRSRVYVNPPRSRIYLNPPRYSSQPQRVPYTKTGLAPFTPQWVAYCSRKFKSFNPNTGTYLAYSGKYRFCR encoded by the coding sequence ATGCCTGATCTGACAAGACGGATTGAAAAGCGTTCAGCCTTTTTTCGGCGTATGACCAGTGGCCTGAAGTCCTGCGCGGTTGCCGCACTGCTCGTTGTCACGGCCGGCAGTCTCACCACTGTCAGCGGGACGGGGAGCGCCCGCGCGGACGGGATCTATTTCAGCGGCGGCGGTATCGGCTTCTCGTTCGGAACGGGCGGTTACCGGGCCTATCGCGGCTCGTACTTTTACGGTCCGCGCGGTTTCTACGGCCCGCCCTACAGGCCCTACGGCGCCCCCAACTACTACCACCCCTACGATATGCGGGCCTACCCGTACCGCTCCCGCGTTTACGTGAACCCGCCCCGGTCCCGGATCTACCTGAACCCGCCGCGCTACAGCTCGCAGCCTCAGCGGGTGCCTTATACGAAGACGGGCCTGGCTCCGTTCACGCCGCAATGGGTGGCCTATTGCTCCCGCAAGTTCAAATCGTTCAATCCGAATACGGGGACTTATCTGGCCTATAGCGGAAAATATCGTTTCTGCCGCTAG
- a CDS encoding ABC transporter ATP-binding protein, with translation MTTKSNKTVLSIKDLTVNFDTPTGTVEAVRGVDIHVEAGETVAIVGESGSGKSQAMMAAMGLLASNGRTGGEVLFEGRNILGLPISELNDIRGAKITMIFQEPMTSLDPLYTIGRQLAEPMVVHGGLSWKAARAKALDLLRLVNIPDPERKIKSYPYEMSGGQRQRVMIAMALANDPDVLIADEPTTALDVTTQAQILDLLADLQKRLGMSVIFITHDLGIVRRIADRVYVMKTGEVVESGETDKIFTLPEHPYTKMLLDAEPTGHKKPVPASAPVLLEAQKVNVEFELSSGWLKPAHILRAVDDISFSLRKGQTLGIVGESGSGKSTLGRAVLNLLPASGRVVFQGQQISGKDRASMRGLRKHMQLIFQDPFGSLSPRMTVGQIISEGLLVHEPSLTAKDRDARACQALEEVSLDPATRNRYPHEFSGGQRQRIAIARAMVLKPQLVVLDEPTSALDRTIQKQVVELLRELQRAHGLTYLFISHDLAVVRALSDTVMVMQRGKVVEAGTTDEIFEAPKSGYTKELIAAAMLTQRQMMETA, from the coding sequence ATGACCACGAAAAGCAACAAGACGGTCCTCTCCATCAAGGACCTGACGGTCAATTTCGACACGCCGACCGGCACGGTCGAGGCCGTGCGCGGCGTCGATATCCATGTCGAGGCGGGCGAGACCGTCGCCATCGTCGGGGAGAGCGGTTCGGGCAAGAGCCAGGCCATGATGGCCGCCATGGGGCTTCTGGCCTCCAACGGTCGCACCGGAGGCGAAGTGCTCTTTGAGGGGCGCAACATTCTCGGACTGCCCATCAGCGAGCTGAACGACATTCGCGGCGCCAAGATCACCATGATCTTCCAGGAGCCGATGACCTCGCTCGATCCGCTCTATACGATCGGTCGTCAGCTGGCCGAGCCGATGGTCGTGCATGGCGGGCTTTCCTGGAAGGCGGCCCGCGCCAAGGCCCTCGACCTGCTCAGGCTCGTGAACATTCCCGATCCGGAGCGCAAGATCAAATCCTATCCTTACGAGATGTCGGGCGGTCAGCGTCAGCGCGTGATGATCGCGATGGCGCTCGCCAACGATCCGGACGTGCTGATCGCCGATGAACCGACGACCGCGCTGGACGTGACCACCCAGGCCCAGATCCTGGATCTTCTGGCCGATCTTCAAAAGCGCCTCGGGATGTCGGTGATCTTCATTACCCATGACCTCGGCATCGTCCGGCGCATTGCCGACCGCGTCTACGTGATGAAGACCGGGGAGGTGGTCGAAAGCGGTGAGACCGACAAGATCTTCACCCTGCCCGAGCATCCCTACACAAAGATGCTCCTGGACGCCGAGCCGACCGGACACAAGAAGCCCGTTCCCGCCAGCGCGCCGGTCCTTCTGGAAGCGCAGAAGGTCAATGTCGAATTCGAACTCTCCTCCGGCTGGCTGAAACCGGCGCACATCCTGAGGGCTGTCGACGATATCAGTTTCTCCCTGCGCAAGGGCCAGACACTCGGTATTGTCGGCGAAAGCGGTTCGGGCAAGTCGACCCTCGGCCGCGCGGTTCTCAACCTGCTTCCGGCCAGCGGCCGCGTGGTCTTCCAGGGGCAGCAGATCTCGGGCAAGGACCGCGCCTCAATGCGCGGCCTGCGCAAGCACATGCAGCTGATCTTTCAGGACCCGTTCGGCTCCCTGAGCCCGCGCATGACGGTCGGCCAGATCATTTCCGAAGGTCTCCTGGTACACGAGCCGTCGCTGACGGCCAAGGACAGGGACGCCAGGGCGTGCCAGGCACTTGAGGAAGTTTCACTCGACCCTGCCACGCGCAACCGCTACCCGCACGAATTCTCGGGCGGACAGCGCCAGCGCATAGCGATTGCGCGCGCCATGGTGCTGAAGCCGCAGCTGGTGGTGCTGGACGAACCGACCTCTGCCCTGGACCGGACGATCCAGAAGCAGGTCGTCGAACTCCTGAGGGAATTGCAGAGGGCGCACGGCCTGACCTATCTGTTCATCAGCCACGATCTTGCCGTGGTGCGGGCCCTGTCCGACACGGTGATGGTCATGCAGCGCGGCAAGGTGGTCGAAGCCGGCACGACGGACGAGATCTTCGAAGCGCCGAAGAGTGGATATACGAAGGAACTGATCGCGGCGGCCATGCTGACCCAGCGGCAGATGATGGAAACCGCCTGA
- a CDS encoding peptide ABC transporter substrate-binding protein, whose protein sequence is MLKSMRVSALAAALMAATSLTAFAEVVYHRGNTADPETLDQHKTSTVYEAHILRDLYEGLVTYAADGQIIPGVAEDWTISDDGTVYTFTLRDNAKWSNGDPVVAGDFEYSLRRIMTPDTGAKYATVLYPIMNAEKVNKGEAKPEELGVKAVDDKTLEITLESPTPFFVDLLGHQTGLPVHPATVEEHGTDFVKAENFVSNGAYTLTEFVPNAHIKAVKNPHFHDAANVQVETIFYHPTEDRGAALRRFQAGELHTNNDAPTEQVDFMRENLGDQFRVAPYLGTYYYALNHEDENLAKPEVRQALSMAIDREFLADEIWGSTMVAGYSFVPPGIGNYGEPAYADYKDMSQIDREEKAADLLEAAGYGPDKPLKLTINYNTSENHKNTAVAIADMWSPLGVEVSLVNTDTKTHYAMLRDRQDFDVARAGWIGDYSDPQNFLFMVESDNTGFNYARYENPEYDALMDEAAATIDLEKRAGILKQAEEIFMRDLPFIPLMYYGSMNLVSDKVSGFEDNLLNIHPTRWISISE, encoded by the coding sequence ATGTTGAAGTCCATGCGTGTATCAGCGCTTGCGGCTGCTTTGATGGCTGCCACATCTCTAACCGCGTTTGCCGAGGTGGTGTATCACCGCGGCAATACGGCCGACCCGGAAACCCTCGACCAGCACAAGACCTCCACGGTCTATGAGGCCCATATCCTTCGCGACCTTTACGAAGGGCTGGTAACCTACGCGGCCGACGGGCAGATCATTCCCGGCGTCGCCGAAGACTGGACCATCTCCGACGACGGCACGGTCTACACGTTCACCCTGCGCGACAACGCCAAGTGGTCCAACGGCGACCCGGTGGTTGCCGGCGATTTCGAATATTCGCTCCGCCGAATCATGACCCCGGACACCGGCGCGAAATACGCGACCGTTCTTTATCCGATCATGAACGCGGAAAAGGTCAACAAGGGTGAGGCGAAGCCGGAAGAGCTCGGCGTGAAGGCGGTCGATGACAAGACGCTGGAGATAACGCTCGAAAGTCCCACCCCGTTTTTCGTCGACCTGCTGGGCCACCAGACGGGCCTTCCGGTTCATCCGGCGACAGTTGAAGAGCACGGCACCGACTTCGTGAAAGCGGAAAACTTCGTTTCCAACGGCGCCTACACGCTGACCGAGTTCGTTCCCAACGCCCATATCAAGGCCGTCAAGAACCCGCATTTCCACGATGCGGCCAATGTCCAGGTCGAGACCATCTTCTACCATCCGACCGAGGACCGCGGCGCGGCCCTCCGCCGTTTCCAGGCCGGTGAACTGCATACCAACAACGACGCGCCGACCGAGCAGGTCGACTTCATGCGGGAAAATCTCGGCGACCAGTTCCGCGTCGCGCCGTATCTCGGCACCTACTATTACGCCCTGAACCACGAAGACGAAAATCTCGCCAAGCCGGAGGTTCGCCAGGCGCTTTCCATGGCGATCGACCGAGAGTTTCTCGCCGACGAGATCTGGGGCTCGACCATGGTCGCGGGTTATTCCTTCGTTCCGCCGGGCATCGGCAACTATGGTGAACCGGCCTATGCGGACTACAAGGACATGTCCCAGATCGACCGCGAGGAAAAAGCGGCCGATTTGCTGGAAGCGGCCGGCTACGGTCCGGACAAGCCGCTCAAGCTGACGATCAACTACAACACGTCAGAAAATCACAAGAACACGGCCGTGGCGATTGCCGACATGTGGAGCCCGCTTGGTGTTGAAGTATCGCTGGTCAACACCGATACCAAGACCCATTACGCCATGCTGCGTGACCGTCAGGATTTTGACGTCGCCCGGGCCGGCTGGATCGGTGACTATTCCGACCCGCAGAACTTCCTGTTCATGGTTGAAAGCGACAATACCGGCTTCAACTATGCCCGCTACGAGAACCCGGAATACGATGCGCTGATGGACGAGGCTGCGGCCACCATCGACCTGGAGAAGCGTGCCGGGATCCTGAAGCAGGCTGAAGAGATCTTCATGCGCGACCTGCCGTTCATCCCGCTGATGTACTACGGGTCCATGAACCTGGTCTCCGACAAGGTCTCCGGTTTTGAAGACAACCTCCTCAACATCCACCCGACCCGCTGGATCAGCATCTCCGAATGA
- a CDS encoding ABC transporter permease subunit, giving the protein MTVTTGDAPAKGRSLWEDARDRLFANRAAVASMIVLAAIALISIFGPILSPHDYDAVYQNYVKVPASLEAYPRPEQVEPGLESALKRARMTVESYERDGDTVIARVSSSREIDPRTTRYVDRSDLFRNAELTDMSADRKSATMRAEINHMHFYFGTDSNGRDMMTRTFIAGRVSLTIGLLATIVAISIGVLYGATSGYLGGRADQLMMRVVDILYSLPFIFFVIMLVVFFGRNFILMFIAVGAVEWLDMARIVRGQTLTIKRQEYVQAAEAMGVSDRGIVRRHIIPNTLGPVVVYMTLLVPKVILLESFLSFLGLGIQEPMTSWGVLISEGARNLQGAAWMLIFPSIFLTSTLFALNFIGDGLRDALDPKDR; this is encoded by the coding sequence ATGACCGTGACAACCGGCGACGCACCGGCAAAGGGCCGTTCGCTCTGGGAGGATGCGCGCGACCGGCTGTTTGCCAACCGGGCCGCCGTCGCCTCCATGATCGTACTGGCGGCTATCGCGCTGATTTCGATCTTCGGGCCGATCCTGTCCCCCCACGATTACGACGCCGTCTACCAGAACTACGTGAAGGTTCCGGCGAGCCTGGAAGCCTATCCGCGGCCCGAGCAGGTGGAGCCGGGCCTGGAGTCCGCGCTGAAGCGTGCACGCATGACGGTCGAAAGCTACGAGCGGGACGGCGATACCGTCATTGCAAGGGTGTCCTCGAGCCGTGAAATCGATCCGCGCACCACGCGCTATGTCGACCGGAGCGATCTGTTCAGGAACGCTGAACTGACCGACATGTCGGCCGACAGGAAATCCGCGACCATGCGGGCCGAAATCAACCACATGCATTTCTATTTCGGCACGGACTCCAACGGCCGTGACATGATGACCCGGACCTTCATCGCCGGCCGCGTGTCGCTGACCATCGGTCTGCTGGCAACGATCGTGGCCATCTCGATCGGCGTCCTCTACGGGGCGACGTCCGGCTATCTCGGCGGGCGCGCCGACCAGTTGATGATGCGCGTCGTCGACATTCTCTATTCGCTGCCCTTCATCTTCTTCGTGATAATGCTGGTGGTGTTCTTCGGCCGCAATTTCATCCTGATGTTCATTGCCGTGGGTGCCGTGGAATGGCTGGACATGGCGCGCATCGTGCGTGGCCAGACGCTCACCATCAAACGCCAGGAATACGTGCAGGCGGCCGAGGCCATGGGCGTTAGCGACCGCGGCATCGTGCGCCGGCACATTATTCCCAATACGCTCGGACCCGTGGTGGTGTACATGACGCTGCTGGTCCCCAAGGTCATCCTGCTGGAGAGTTTCCTGTCCTTCCTGGGGCTCGGCATTCAGGAGCCGATGACCAGCTGGGGCGTTCTGATTTCCGAAGGCGCCCGCAACCTTCAGGGAGCCGCCTGGATGCTCATCTTCCCCTCCATCTTCCTGACATCGACCCTGTTCGCGCTGAACTTCATCGGCGACGGGCTGCGCGATGCCCTGGACCCGAAAGACCGGTAG